The Pseudalkalibacillus hwajinpoensis DNA window ATGCGATCAGGTGATTTCTGATTTCGAATAGCCTGCAGGATGGTTCCCATTTCTGTTCTTGTTAAATAAAAGCCTCTCATCGTACACCTCTACCTATAAGGTCATTTGAACCTATCGTATAGCTTCTCTATGGAAATTTCAAGAAGAAGAAAACATTTCTTTATGAATTGGGCACTTTTCATGCTCTATAATGGGAACGGATTTTCATATGGGTGAATATCCTGTGTGGTGTAAAGGAGGAAATCATTTATGAACATGTACGGTAATTATATGCCTCATCAAGGAGTACAGGGTGCCATGCAGGGGCCTAACATGCAAAATCAAGCCGTTCAGGGTGCCATGCAGGGACCTAATATGCAAAATCAAGCTGTTCAGGGCGCGATGCAAGGGCCGAATATGAATAATCAAGCTGTTCAGGGCGCGATGCAGGGGCCGAATATGCAAAATCAAGCTGTTCAGGGTGCGATGCAGGGGCCAAATATGCCTAACAATGCTGTGCAGGGAATGATGGCAGGGAAAGAAAAAGAGCTTGTAGGCGACATGAAACAATTATGTAAAAGGTACAACAACTATCATGCAAAAGTTCAAATGCAGGATGGAATGGAATACGAGGGAATCCTAATGGATTCTGACGATGAACATATGTCGATGATGATTCCTCAAGAAGTAGAAGAAGACGAAGGTCCAGACATGGATAGGCAGTATGGCCGCGGTCGCTATCGCAGATTCAGCAGGTTCTTCTTTCCTTTAGCTGGAATTGCCGCCCTTAGTCTGATTCCTTATTATCGCCCATATCCTTATTATGGCTATCCACCTTATTATGGGTATCCACCTTATTATTATTAGAAGCGATATATTGAAAAGGAAGCCTGTTCCGGCTTCCTTTTTATGATTTATCGTTTACTTAATTAATTTCGGACATCCATTTGATTTGTATAAGCAATGAGTACAATGTCATCGTTAGCATCCTCTCGCAGCTGCGATTCAAATCGCTTAAGCAGGTCTAACGACTCAGGGCTTAAATGAGCTACTGGAAAAGCAGTAGACGATTCCTTAAAGGTTCTCCTGTTGCTGTAATTCTCTTGCTGCAAGAAACTCATTCCCTTCCTCCTGTTGATCCAGCTGATCAACTGAATCACCACGTATTCTATTCATTGTCATATCAGGGTTAAGTGGTGTATTCATCATGTTATTCTGCTCCTTATCTTCTAAAGAACGTTTCTTCATTCAATCCACCTCCATTCCTATCATGACCTTTTGGCTCTAAAAACATGTAAAAAGCACCTCATAAGTGAGGTGCTACATGGAAACAACAAGCTTTCCAAATTGATTTGCTTTACCCAAATAATCAAAAGCTTTCTTAATCTCATCTAATGGGTAGCTTTTATCAATTACAGGTTTAATCGAATGGTCCTCGACAAACTGAATCATTGCTCTGAATTCTTCTCCGCTTCCCATAGTTGATCCGAGCAAATTGTACTGCCCATAAAAGAATGATCGCAAATCAAATTCGATTGAATCCCCTGTTGATGAACCAAAAGTAACGAGAGTCCCACCACGTTTCAACAAACTGAGAGATCGATTGAAGGTAGCTGCCCCAACGCTTTCAATCACTAAATCCACTTCTTCATTCGCTACTACTTCTCCCCATTCTTCTTCATCAGAAAGTGCCATATCCGCACCGAGTTCAAGTGCTGAATTTCTCTTCGCTTCACTCCTAGAACTCACAATAACTCTTGCTCCTGCTGCTTTTGCAAACTTAAGGAGAAACGTCGCTACTCCACCGCCGATTCCAGGGATGAAAACAGTCTGACCACTTTCAAGTTGACCTCTAGTGAACAAAGCACGATAGGCAGTTAATCCAGCTAGTCCAACAACTGCTGCTTCTTCAAATGAAAGAGAAGCTGGCTTTAATATAGCATTTTCCTCTGGTACAACGATCGTTTCAGCAAACGTACCATGGCCTGGAAATCCAACGATTTGGAACCCTTCAGGAGGAATCGAAGCATTTCTTTCCCAACCAAGACCAGGGTTAATCACGACTTCATCGCCTTCTTTTATAGTTTTAACACCCGGACCAACTTCAATTACAACTCCAGATCCGTCAGAACCAAGAATAACGTCCGGATCTGATGAATCATGACGATCTGGTATAAAGAGATCCCGATGATTTAAACCGGCAGCCTTTAGTTTAATCTTCACTTCTCCTGAACTCGGGTCATGTTCAGTCATCAAATTTTTAAGAGCTAATCCTTCATTACCGGAATGGCCTCCATGTACAAAACCTTTCATATGTACCGCTCCCTTCGATTTCTTTAAAGACATTCAAAATCAAGTGCCAGTGTATCCCTCATACCCACCTCTTTAAGATAAGCGACCACTTCCTGGTGCGCAGGGTGAGGACCATAAGCTTCCAATGCTTCTTTTGATTCAAAACGAACCGTTAGGCCGCTTTCGAACCCCTCACTCCTTTCAGAAAAGTTGATTCCTGCCTGAATGTCCACAATACCTGGAATTGTTTCTTTCACCTTAATCAACCTTCTCATACCTTCTTCTTTCTGTTCCTTCGTCGTTCTATCACTAAACTTAAACAATACAATGTGTTCAATCATGTTCGATCTCCTCCTCTTTTGTTTTAGTAAAACATAAAAAAGCGCCAAGAAACAAATAATTTCCTTGGCGCTAATCTATATTTATCCCCATCTCCAAGGGAGTGGCAATATACTCCCCCTGAAGGACGTTTTACTATTTGCCAATCCAGGTATATTCATTGCCCCAGCTATCCTGAGCGAGAGATCTCACTTTCGAGATGTTCTCTGCTTCTACAGCATAAGCATCTCCCTGCTCATAGGGGTTGTAATGGAAAGCGTACAAACGTGATGTGAATTCTTCGAAAGGTAGTGAACTTTCTCCAGAACGTTCACCTTTCCTCATCACCGTGCACTCAATCCCCTGGCCCCAATTCTGTGAACCATCATTATTCGGGTTATAGAAATAAACGCGATAATGGCCTTCAGGGCACTTTGCAATTCTTTGGATGGATACAGCATGAAAACCAAGCATTTTACCGTGAATATTTGTAATAAAAATGCCTACAGGGTTAGGATAAATCAACTCATAATCATCATTATATTCTGGATGATGCGTGGCATAAAACAACCTGACAAACCCTGGATAATCAGTTACGCTTCCAGTTATCGGTTCGATAACTGTACTAAACCCTTTTTGAACCCAGTTGCCATAAAACGCTGGATTAACCCAGCGATGACCGTCTTCGCCTCGAAGAGCAACACGACTCATCATTTCACTGTAAATACGATCAAGGTGAGGTACAAGCACTAGCGAAACCGGATCGAGTTCTGGATGAAGATCTGGAGCAAGTCCCCCATGAAGGTCCTTCGAATGGATTTGAACTCCTTCAAATACCATTTCAATGTCACCATCACGGGCAGCTCTAGGAATAATTTCAAGTAAATATCCCGGAGCATGCTGAGCCCATAAACTAATTCCTCTTGCCGCCTGACAGGTTGGATTTAAACCCTGACCAACACCAAGTGGCTGGCCAAGAACACTAATAACCCCGGCAAGCAGAATGCTATTGGCCGTTAAGCCTTCTCCCTCTCCCACTGTATTAAATAATGCACTCCTAACTTCAGGTCGTATGTCCAGTTCAATTAAGCGTCGCAAACCTGGCATCACTGGAGAAGCAGATAGTACTCCTCTCTCCAATAACAAAGCAAGTCCGTATACTGATTGTGCCGTCGATGGGAAAAGAGCTACTTTTATTAGCTGATGAACAAGCTCTGCATGTTCTTCAAGATTTGCTTTCCCTTTGCCTGTTAATTGGAGCAATACCGGAAGCAATTGAGGTGATTTTCTGCTTAAAAACCTGGCAAGGACACTATGATGAGGAGAACAGAGACCAGTTTTTCTCATCGAAACACCTAGTGCTTCACTCTCCTTACGAAGTTCTTCCGTTGAAAGCGCCATTAGTTGTTTACGATAATCATTTGGCATAGGATGAGTACTGCTCAATTCTGAAGGTCCTTCAATTGAAGCAATATATTGTTGCAGCACTTCACGTTGTTCTACGCTTGTTTCAGATCTTAACATTTCCTTAGCCATTTTTATCATGGAAACTGTTCGCTTCACAGTAATCGGACGTTGTGCTGTTAAACGTTCGATTTCATAAATAAGGGTTTCTGAGAGTGCACTGGAAGAAAGATATTGTGAGATAAACCGAAACAGTCGCTGCGCTTCTACCGTGTTCTCTTTTTCCTCAATACGTGAAGCCTCTGACGCATTTGGAAATAGCAATTCGAGATTAAGGGCCATCACTTCATTCAAGAAGTCCATTGCCATTTCCTTAGAAACTTTAGGATGTTCTGACTTTCCCTCTGCGATAGCTAGCATTCGTATATTGCTCAGCATCTCAATCACATATGGGAGCCCTTTAGCCTGTAGAGACCCCGCCACCAGTGGCGGCTGTAGTTTCGATGCATCTTCCCATGGCCCATCTTGAAAAATACCTGCTCCATCGAATCGATGCGCATATTGATAAAGAGACTCCAGGCCTTCTTCTGTTTCTAGAAGACGATTTGCCTCCTGAAAAACATCTGTTTGATAACGCGACTTCGCATAAGAAGGCGCATCTTCAAGACGTGTTAACGATCGGGAAAACCTTGCAATCTTTCCTTCTGTAACTTCAGATGGCATGCCAAATTCTCCTTTATGATAGAGATAATGTTCTATAAATAGAAGTCGTACTTTTCATAGTCGACTAGTAAGCGGGTCATCTCAGCACTGTCATCTCCAAAAAAGAAGATCGTGCCATAATGATTTCCAAAGCCAACGCGCTCAGCAACCTTACCTTGAGGTGGTGTGAACATATCGTGCTTCTCAAAGAAATCATGATTTTCAAGTTCCTCTGGAATCGTTAGCGTCTCAATGAAGTTCACATGAGGGTGAACCATCAGACATCCTGCGTAACCCTGTGTCTCATCTTCAGAAGGGAAAAACTTTCTTAGCTCTTCTTCCGTCGTATTTGGGTCACTGCAAATAATTTGAGCTTCGTATGCACTGAATCCGTAAGCGCGTTCAATTAAATCGAAAATATGGCCACCAGGAACTCGTGCTGCCACTTCTCCAAAGTGAAGTGTGCCGTCCGGCATGACGAAATACTCAGGGTGGATGACACCATTTTCTATTTCGAATGCCTCAATGAGTTGTTCAACCGCTTTTCGAATAATAGGACGCTTTGCTTCAAGAGATGGGGAAGGTGGAACAAAGTTAGAATATCCCAACTTCACATACTCTGTTATATTAAGAAACTGAATTTTTCCGTTATGAACAAAAACTTCACATGAGAATTCTTGTCCATCTAAATGACTTTCCATTAATAAAGGGAAATCGTTATCAGTAAGTGAATCAATTTCGCCAGGATTATCGATGGCACGATGGCCTACTGATCCAGCTTTATCAAGGGGCTTACAGTGGATCGGATCATATTTATCTCCATCCACTTTAAGAAGGGCATCATTCACTCTCTTCAAAAAGCGCTTCACATCTTCTTTATCCCTTGCTTCTTCGAAGACTCCTACTTTAATACCTGCAATTTGTGCCTTACGTTTCATCATCCCTTTATCTCTCAAAAGAAGAGAACGGTTAAATAGTCTTGGTTCTTCTCTAAAGCGGGAATTTAGTGCTCCTGCCCACTCCACACACTCTTCATAAAGTGGAACAGCTACTTCTGTACCAAGAGCTTTTAGCTGCTTATAGAGCTTGTCTGATCCTTCATTCAAACGATCAAACTCCCAGCCAACAAATGTAATATCATGCTTTTCGGCGTAATCCTTAAAATCAGGAGGACCCACCACTACAAAAGGCCGATTCAATTTGTCACAGGCCTCGATTGCGGGAAGACTCCATCCAATTAAAGCAGTTAAATATGGAATCGTCTTTCCTTCTGGCTGAATTTCTTGTAACGTCTGGTTCATTTCTAGCTGATCCAGTTCCATTTGTTCTCGCTCCTTTATCAAAATAGTAGATAAGTCTTTCCTGACCTTCCTTATATACCGTAGCAGATCTGACAACATATTTTAACTAATATTCTGACTCTTCGACATATAGCTACAAAAGAAGTCATAATAATCGAATCTTCGACGCTTTTATAAGGAAGTTAAATCAAGAATGTATCATATAAATCCTTTCCCTCTTTTTGTGAAAATCTAACAAAAAAAGACCTAACCAACAGGATTTCTCCTTTAGATCAGGCCAGATCCTTATCTGCATCTGGCTTGGCTGCGTCAAGCATAAGAAAAATAGCTGAAAGAATATGCATAATCATTCCTACAAACGGAATCCATCCAATACTAGATGTTAATAATTCCTAATACACTGCCTGTGGTTGCTCCATTATCTTTTTTCGTTAAGACAAGCGTGATAATGTGCAAAATCAACATAATGGCTAATGGTATCCAGAATAAACTCTATATGATGGTAGCCCCTAAGAAAGGAACGCCTAAAATTTGCTTCCAGACCTCCAGTCACCCATTTCAGTATTCTCGAAGCTGACATGCGTGCCCTCCTTGTTGAACTACTGTGTAATTCATAACGCTTCAATATATTCTCAAGCCTGGTTCTTTATTCGCCTAATGTATCTCTAATTTATCCTTTATTCCGCTGAAATCTGCTTTAAGTGAAATTCATATCACAAAAAAAGAAAGCCGCTCCGTTTAGAACGACTTTCCTTCATAACTTCTTACTTTTGTTTCTTTACAACAATATCATTATCAACAAGTTCAACAGTCACCGATTCCACGCCACCTTCATCTACTAGGAGGTCAGCAATGCCGTCTTCGACATGTTCTTCGATCACTCGTCGAAGAGGACGAGCTCCGAATTGTGGATTGTAACCAAGTTCTGCAAGTTTCGTTTTTGCCTCATTACTAATGGTTAGCGAAATATTCTGTTCTACAAGACTGTCATCTAACTCATTAATCATGAGATCAACAATTGTGACAAGATTCGTTTGTTCAAGAGATTTAAACGGAATAATACCGTCAAAACGATTCAAGAACTCTGGTCTAAAGTAACCTCCAAGGCTCTCCATCACTCCTGTATAGCTGTCAGCTGATCCAAAACCAACGGTGATTTTGCGTTCTGATGTTCCAGCATTACTTGTCATAATAATAACTGTATCTTTAAAGCTAACTGTTCTGCCCTGGCTGTCAGTTAACCTTCCATCGTCCAGAATTTGCAGGAACATGTTCTGGACATCAGGATGCGCCTTCTCAACTTCATCAATTAGCAAAATACTATAAGGTTTACGGCGGACTCTCTCAGTTAATTGTCCTGCTTCTTCATGACCTACATAACCTGGAGGTGAACCAATTAGCTTGGAAACGGAATGTTTTTCCATATATTCACTCATATCAAGTCGAATCATCGCTTCACGGTCGCCAAACATTTCTTCTGCAAGAGATCGCGATAGCTCTGTCTTCCCAACACCCGTTGGTCCTACGAATAAAAACGAGCCGATTGGTCTATTTTGTCGTTTCAAGCCTGCACGACTTCTTCGAATGGCTTTAGCAACTTTATTAACTGCGTCTTCCTGTCCAATAACATTTGCATTAAGTCGGTCAGCTAGGTTTTTCATTTTCGTTTGTTCATCTGCACGAAGTTTCTGAACAGGAATACCTGTTTTTCCTTCAATGATTTGCTGAATAGCCTCTACATCCACAACTGCATCTGATTGAGCTGTATGGTTTAGAGTTTGCTCAAGCTGCTTCTCAAGCTTCAATTCTTCATCACGTAGCTTAGCAGCACGTTCGTAATCTTCTGCATCTGTTGCTTTTTTCTTATCTAAAGCAATATTCTGTAGACGATTCTGTATTTCATCATGGTTAGTTTCTACTAACGTTAAATTCATTTTCGCTCCGGCTTCATCAAGTAAATCGATTGCTTTATCTGGAAGGAAACGATCCTGAATAAATCGGTTAGACAAAGTAACACAGGCTCTGATCGCCTCATCTGTATAATTTACTTCATGATACTCTTCATATTTCGGCTTAAGGCCATTAAGGATTTCAATCGCTTCATCTACAGATGGTTCGTTCACCATGACAGGCTGGAAACGACGTGCAAGCGCAGCGTCCTTCTCAATTTGGCGGTATTCTCTTAGGGTAGTAGCACCGATAAGCTGGAGCTCTCCTCTAGCAAGTGCGGGCTTCAGAATATTTCCTGCATCCATTGACCCTTCAGCTGACCCTGCTCCTACAATTTGATGAAGCTCATCAACGAATAAAATAATGTTCTTTCTAGTTTGCAACTCAGAAATCAACTGCTTCATTCTCTCCTCAAATTGCCCACGAATTCCTGTGTTGGAAACAAGAGAAGCTACATCGAGTAAATAGATTTCTTTATTTTTGAGCTTTGAAGGTACTTTTCCTTCAGAAATGCGAAGCGCGAGACCTTCAGCAATGGCAGTTTTACCTACACCTGCCTCCCCTATTAGGACTGGATTGTTTTTATTTCTTCGGTTAAGTGTCTCGATTACACGCGCCACTTCATCTTCCCTGCCAATAACAGGGTCAATTAAACCTGCTTTCGCTGCATCGGAAAGATTCCTTCCCAACTCATCAAGTAAGCCGCCTTTCCCGTTTGTTTCAGTTTGATATTTCTCCTGCTCATTAGTAAATCCACTGGATCCTGAGCTATTCATAAATGATTGGAAGAATTCATCAATTTGTCCTTTTGGTGATGACGCAGTTTGACCATTCATCACTTTTGCATAACACGTACTACAAAGATGAACCTGTTTCTTGTTCTGGTTCAATTGAACATTAAGCTGAACTGACGCTGAGTTTTGATGACAATGATCACAAAGCATATGAAGGCCTCCTTATATATATAATCTTAACGAATTAAATTGGTCTAAAGGTTAAAGATGCCTTCTTTGACTTTGACTATCTTTGACCTTGTAACCCTATTATAATTTGACCATCTCTGACTTTCAAGTACTTTGCTTATCATTTTTTTACATCTTTGCTGAGGTATTAATTGAGCTATACACTAAGGAATACAAAAACCCGGGTAGATTAACCCAGGATTTTAAATGTAATATTTGAAATAAAGGTATTTTTTCAGGATGTGGATAATAGATTGTATTAAACTACTTTTCGACAAAGGGTATACAAGTTTACTAGTCCGGCAACAATGGTGATAGATTACAAAGGGAGGATTACAAATGAATGATTCAGTCTATCAATTGATTGTTGAATCGACCGTCAAACGAGTGCCTACCTGTCACGAGTCACCTGAAGATTTCTTTATAGCCCTTGATGATCGAGACTACCCGTATTTGATTTTACCAACACCGAGAGAAATGTTTGATAATGACGATGTATTTACCATTCGCCTCATTCCTGATGCATTAAACAAGTTTCGGTACGAAATGGACAACTCATTTACAAAACTTTCATTCAGTTGCTTTTCCACTTTCTTCGATGATAAAACATATTACTTCGGACCGGAAGAAAACATGCTTGTTACATTTTTAAAGTCACACGTATACAAAAGTTATGTCGCTTGGGTAGGCAATCTCTATTTTAAGCGAATTGACGATCTAATTGAACGGTACAACAACGAACAACTTCCAGAACAAAGAAAATCCATTAAAGCGAAACTTTCTCGCCTTCTGATCGAAGCTTAGTTTCCAATCGATCCACTTCATTCTGGACAAGCCGACACCCTTCCTCAAGGGATTGATACGTAAGGTTGATAATCTCACCCTCATTTTCAAATGCCTTATATTCATAACGAGGATCATAGTAGTCAATCAAAAGCCTCTCTACTATCGTAGCAAAGTCATGCTTTTGAAGTGCTGCATAAATATCAACCCGCTCTTCATCAGAAAAACGTTTTTCGATTTTATTAATACCTTTTGTGATTTCTTCTATGTGCTGTTCAGGATGATACGTATTCAGGATCTTTTGGATTCGATAAGAAAGCGGGGCGTGGACTTGCATACGCGTCCCTTCTTGTTTTCCTTCAAGGATAAAGTCAGGAATAATAATGTTTCCAAGTCGCTTGCTTTCTGATTCAATGATGTAATATGGCGTATCACCAATTTCTTCTAACCGGTGATAAAGCCTCGCTTCAAATTCTTTCTGACTCCTCTCAGGAAGATTAACCCTTCCGAACACAGATCCCCTATGTGCCGCTAATCCTTCTAAATCAACAACAGGATATCCTTTCTTTTCTAAATCATTTAATATCTCCGTTTTAGATGTACCCGTTAGCCCTTCTAACACAAAGAATGGAGTCTCTTCTTTGGAAGCCTTTTCAAGCCCCTCTGTCACTTTTTGGCGATAAGAACGAATACCGCCTTCGAGCTGCCGACTCGGGAGTCCCATCATATCAAATACAACTGTTAAACTCTTACTTCGCATTCCACCACGCCAGCAATAGACAACAAATTCCTTTTCTTCCGATATTTCTTTTGCTCGTTTATAAAAATCAGGGAGTGATGGAGAGACAAGTGAAATTCCAAGTTCTTTTGCAGCTTCTGTCCCCTTCTGCTTATATGTTGTGCCAACAATTTCTCTTTCTTCATTTGAAAAAACCGGTAAATTCACTGCCCCTGGAATTTGAAATTTTTCATATTCAGCAGGCGTTCTAACATCAATAATCGGTATTTGTCTTTCAAGAACCTCTTCTATAGAAATGGTTTTCATTATACTCATCCTTTTTTCTATTCGTATAGCAAGTATATCATCAACACTCTAACAAGTTCTTAGTAACGGTTTAGCCATTAGTTATTGGGGAAAAATAACTTTGAGGTGAATAAAATGGAAACGAAAGAGATGCTCACAGATATTCGTAACAAACTTAAAAATTGGATTGGCGGACATATCATAATTGAAAAAAAAGAACAGGGCGATGTTGATAAAACCATCATAAAGTTTGATGATTTTGACTTTCAACATCGAGGCAAAACCGTTGATGATTACACGTCTTCAAGTCTTCTCCAACTAAAAGGAGAAGGAAAAGTGATTTCCAATGAATCTGCGGTCCCACTTCCTCACTCGATATTCGAAATTCCACTTGAAAGCATTAATAGCGTTAATCAAACGGATTACGAGTTAACCATTACAACTGAGCGTGCATCTTATCATATGAGCTATAATGCCAACTAACGGGGACCACAAACTGGTTCCTTTTTTTTTAGTTATTTCTATAAGAATATCCTGTATCGATTCTTAATATCCTGATGATAAAAGGGATTTTAGACATGGGGGAGTTAGCTTGGAAAAACAGGGATCTACTATGCCTGATCATGAAGCCCGTTCATGGGCAATGTTTGTCCATCTCTCCGCCCTTTCAGGGTATTTCATTCCCCTCGGAAATTTGATCGGACCTATAATTATTTGGTCAATTAAGAAAGAAACAGATCCTTTTGTCGATGAACAAGGAAAGGAAGCATTAAATTTCCAATTAAGTATCACCATTTACGCAATTCTAATCGGAATTCTAAGTCTGGTGTTAATTGGTCTCATTTTGATACCTGTTCTAATTGTTGTCCATCTCGTACAAATAATTATTGCTTCGGTTAAGTCAAGCGAAGGGAATCAATACCGGTATCCGTGGACGATACGTTTTTTGTCTTGATTCCCAGGAATTTATGAAGTTCACACATAATTTAACTATGTCCATGTTATAATGGAACTAAACTTATGATGTGGAGGGTCTGCTCTTGGCTATTAAAGAAAAAGAGGGGAACCGTTATACAGT harbors:
- a CDS encoding ATP-dependent Clp protease ATP-binding subunit; this translates as MLCDHCHQNSASVQLNVQLNQNKKQVHLCSTCYAKVMNGQTASSPKGQIDEFFQSFMNSSGSSGFTNEQEKYQTETNGKGGLLDELGRNLSDAAKAGLIDPVIGREDEVARVIETLNRRNKNNPVLIGEAGVGKTAIAEGLALRISEGKVPSKLKNKEIYLLDVASLVSNTGIRGQFEERMKQLISELQTRKNIILFVDELHQIVGAGSAEGSMDAGNILKPALARGELQLIGATTLREYRQIEKDAALARRFQPVMVNEPSVDEAIEILNGLKPKYEEYHEVNYTDEAIRACVTLSNRFIQDRFLPDKAIDLLDEAGAKMNLTLVETNHDEIQNRLQNIALDKKKATDAEDYERAAKLRDEELKLEKQLEQTLNHTAQSDAVVDVEAIQQIIEGKTGIPVQKLRADEQTKMKNLADRLNANVIGQEDAVNKVAKAIRRSRAGLKRQNRPIGSFLFVGPTGVGKTELSRSLAEEMFGDREAMIRLDMSEYMEKHSVSKLIGSPPGYVGHEEAGQLTERVRRKPYSILLIDEVEKAHPDVQNMFLQILDDGRLTDSQGRTVSFKDTVIIMTSNAGTSERKITVGFGSADSYTGVMESLGGYFRPEFLNRFDGIIPFKSLEQTNLVTIVDLMINELDDSLVEQNISLTISNEAKTKLAELGYNPQFGARPLRRVIEEHVEDGIADLLVDEGGVESVTVELVDNDIVVKKQK
- a CDS encoding ATP-grasp domain-containing protein, with product MELDQLEMNQTLQEIQPEGKTIPYLTALIGWSLPAIEACDKLNRPFVVVGPPDFKDYAEKHDITFVGWEFDRLNEGSDKLYKQLKALGTEVAVPLYEECVEWAGALNSRFREEPRLFNRSLLLRDKGMMKRKAQIAGIKVGVFEEARDKEDVKRFLKRVNDALLKVDGDKYDPIHCKPLDKAGSVGHRAIDNPGEIDSLTDNDFPLLMESHLDGQEFSCEVFVHNGKIQFLNITEYVKLGYSNFVPPSPSLEAKRPIIRKAVEQLIEAFEIENGVIHPEYFVMPDGTLHFGEVAARVPGGHIFDLIERAYGFSAYEAQIICSDPNTTEEELRKFFPSEDETQGYAGCLMVHPHVNFIETLTIPEELENHDFFEKHDMFTPPQGKVAERVGFGNHYGTIFFFGDDSAEMTRLLVDYEKYDFYL
- a CDS encoding zinc-binding dehydrogenase gives rise to the protein MKGFVHGGHSGNEGLALKNLMTEHDPSSGEVKIKLKAAGLNHRDLFIPDRHDSSDPDVILGSDGSGVVIEVGPGVKTIKEGDEVVINPGLGWERNASIPPEGFQIVGFPGHGTFAETIVVPEENAILKPASLSFEEAAVVGLAGLTAYRALFTRGQLESGQTVFIPGIGGGVATFLLKFAKAAGARVIVSSRSEAKRNSALELGADMALSDEEEWGEVVANEEVDLVIESVGAATFNRSLSLLKRGGTLVTFGSSTGDSIEFDLRSFFYGQYNLLGSTMGSGEEFRAMIQFVEDHSIKPVIDKSYPLDEIKKAFDYLGKANQFGKLVVSM
- a CDS encoding Dabb family protein, with protein sequence MIEHIVLFKFSDRTTKEQKEEGMRRLIKVKETIPGIVDIQAGINFSERSEGFESGLTVRFESKEALEAYGPHPAHQEVVAYLKEVGMRDTLALDFECL
- a CDS encoding DUF4870 domain-containing protein — translated: MEKQGSTMPDHEARSWAMFVHLSALSGYFIPLGNLIGPIIIWSIKKETDPFVDEQGKEALNFQLSITIYAILIGILSLVLIGLILIPVLIVVHLVQIIIASVKSSEGNQYRYPWTIRFLS
- the mnmH gene encoding tRNA 2-selenouridine(34) synthase MnmH, whose product is MKTISIEEVLERQIPIIDVRTPAEYEKFQIPGAVNLPVFSNEEREIVGTTYKQKGTEAAKELGISLVSPSLPDFYKRAKEISEEKEFVVYCWRGGMRSKSLTVVFDMMGLPSRQLEGGIRSYRQKVTEGLEKASKEETPFFVLEGLTGTSKTEILNDLEKKGYPVVDLEGLAAHRGSVFGRVNLPERSQKEFEARLYHRLEEIGDTPYYIIESESKRLGNIIIPDFILEGKQEGTRMQVHAPLSYRIQKILNTYHPEQHIEEITKGINKIEKRFSDEERVDIYAALQKHDFATIVERLLIDYYDPRYEYKAFENEGEIINLTYQSLEEGCRLVQNEVDRLETKLRSEGEKVSL